A single genomic interval of Megalobrama amblycephala isolate DHTTF-2021 linkage group LG15, ASM1881202v1, whole genome shotgun sequence harbors:
- the LOC125247579 gene encoding mucin-5AC-like, which translates to MKRAMTVPWSLLWILGLICSSDSSCSPTSYYKSCWIRRFPGLYVDIEESQRRGAHILKVYQEESALKCSRACCLTPNFSCNLAVFHFNTTQDSVNCFHLQCPSAESCIPHHRGNVIVYNVTKGVDPDLLVFGKYFTTNVRVLPHMSSSRLNVSEPLTSDKRQFNYPPVRSISPASTSTKKPTTPQQTARAVPTTLEVQHNLPRCTTIPATTTQSTPEHIISTTSLNPQQTPSTNLHHITQTTSQTDKPDTTTSIPNPSLDHLTPAHPHSTIDYFDSTLTSIPINEAQSSSTTQQPLGLQTLQTTKSLATASQNTTQSFTKILTSTQQPLTLTTSQPTSLSKSTSAKSEEYPETTAQTTVFKTQALTTTKPLTSANVPSQTSTQITLAYETVQATTAQRVISTTPQPKMDSTLNPQQTPQWKPLTSANLPLQTSTQITPAYETTPTQTTILSQPKQTISSDTTTTSPATITTDGSTTPRHLTLTLTHTRMGNSPTTNSLSSSLTAPTSSTVDSQPYPNDTKGYISRNITTGDAPRPGGDGSLTSVWHLAANTVLVALGTCATITFCCCCSVFAALSWRGRRRRKGRYRTNLRGKKGSMRLIKYVIVRESS; encoded by the exons ATGAAGCGCGCAATGACCGTTCCATGGAGTTTGCTGTGGATTCTGGGTTTGATCTGCTCCTCGGACTCCAGCTGCTCTCCGACATCTTACTATAAGAGCTGCTGGATCCGCAGATTTCCAGGACTGTATGTGGACATAGAGGAGTCTCAGCGCAGAGGAGCTCACATCCTGAAGGTTTATCAGGAGGAGTCTGCGCTAAAATGCAGCAGAGCCTGCTGTCTTACGCCAAACT TCTCCTGCAACCTGGCTGTGTTTCATTTCAACACCACTCAGGACAGTGTGAACTGCTTTCATCTGCAATGTCCGTCCGCTGAGAGCTGCATTCCTCACCACAGAGGAAATGTCATCGTCTATAATGTCACTAAAG GTGTGGATCCTGACCTGTTGGTGTTTGGGAAGTACTTCACCACCAATGTGCGTGTTCTGCCTCACATGTCTTCCTCGCGGCTCAATGTTTCAGAGCCGCTGACCTCCGACAAGCGTCAGTTCAACTATCCGCCCGTCCGCTCCATCAGTCCTGCCTCCACTAGCACAAAAAAACCCACAACCCCCCAACAAACCGCTCGCGCTGTTCCTACTACACTTGAAGTACAACATAACCTCCCTCGATGTACTACAATACCGGCTACAACTACTCAAAGCACACCAGAACACATCATATCAACTACGTCACTCAATCCCCAACAGACGCCATCAACAAACCTGCATCATATTACACAAACCACCTCTCAGACGGATAAACCTGATACAACTACTAGCATCCCAAACCCCTCACTAGATCATTTAACTCCAGCCCACCCACACTCTACAATTGACTACTTTGACTCTACTTTGACCTCAATCCCAATCAATGAAGCTCAAAGTTCCTCAACTACCCAACAGCCTTTGGGATTACAGACTCTACAGACTACAAAATCTTTGGCGACGGCTTCTCAAAACACTACGCAATCCTTTACCAAGATCTTGACAAGTACACAAcaacccctaaccctaaccacGTCGCAACCTACCTCGCTTTCAAAGTCCACATCTGCCAAGTCGGAAGAGTATCCAGAAACTACAGCacaaacaactgttttcaagaCCCAGGCCTTAACAACCACAAAGCCTTTGACTTCTGCAAACGTGCCCTCACAAACCTCAACCCAAATTACCCTTGCATACGAGACAGTACAAGCTACAACTGCTCAACGTGTTATATCAACTACGCCACAGCCAAAAATGGACTCTACCCTCAATCCCCAACAGACGCCACAGTGGAAGCCCTTAACTTCTGCAAACCTGCCCTTACAAACCTCAACCCAAATTACCCCTGCATATGAGACTACCCCAACCCAAACTACTATTCTATCCCAACCAAAACAGACAATTAGCAGTGACACAACAACCACCAGTCCTGCCACAATCACCACTGATGGCTCTACAACCCCTAGACACCTGACCCTTACTTTAACTCACACCCGTATGGGCAACTCGCCAACCACCAATAGTTTGAGTTCCTCTCTAACTGCCCCTACTAGCAGCACGGTGGACAGTCAACCGTACCCCAACGACACTAAGGGTTACATCAGCCGGAACATCACCACTGGTGACGCACCTCGACCCGGTGGGGATGGAAGCTTGACATCGGTGTGGCATTTGGCGGCCAACACCGTACTGGTGGCCTTAGGGACCTGCGCTACCATCACATTCTGCTGCTGTTGTTCGGTGTTCGCAGCTCTGAGCTGGAGAGGCCGAAGGCGACGGAAGGGCAGGTACAGGACAAATCTGAGGGGCAAGAAAGGATCAATGAGACTCATTAAATACGTCATTGTAAGAGAAAGCTCGTAA